One part of the Cyclobacteriaceae bacterium genome encodes these proteins:
- the kdsB gene encoding 3-deoxy-manno-octulosonate cytidylyltransferase, whose translation MPAILGIIPARYASTRFPAKALADVGGKSMIQRVYEQAKKAKSLTTVVIATDHNLIYDHVKTFGGDVCMTRESHVSGTDRCFEALTLQKKPFDYVINIQGDEPFIQPEQIDLLASLLDGNTEIATLKKKISDSEQITNPNTVKVVCSVANHALYFSRSPIPHIRNIEHGQWLSAHTFYKHIGMYAYRTDVLEKLTNLPPSALEKAESLEQLRWLENGFNIKVAETLQETIGIDTPDDLRKALALFKA comes from the coding sequence ATGCCTGCCATACTCGGAATAATCCCCGCCCGCTACGCCTCTACCCGCTTTCCAGCCAAAGCCTTGGCTGATGTGGGTGGCAAATCCATGATCCAACGGGTATATGAACAAGCTAAAAAAGCAAAGTCATTGACTACGGTTGTTATAGCAACCGATCACAACCTTATTTATGATCATGTTAAAACATTTGGTGGAGATGTTTGCATGACCCGTGAAAGCCATGTAAGCGGAACAGATCGTTGCTTTGAGGCGCTTACCCTTCAAAAAAAACCATTCGATTACGTTATCAATATTCAAGGCGATGAACCTTTTATTCAACCGGAGCAGATAGACTTACTGGCATCGTTACTGGATGGAAACACAGAAATCGCAACCTTGAAAAAAAAAATATCGGATAGTGAACAAATTACCAATCCCAATACTGTTAAAGTAGTTTGTTCGGTTGCAAACCATGCATTATACTTTAGCCGTTCACCCATTCCACACATTCGGAATATTGAACACGGTCAATGGCTGAGTGCACATACATTTTACAAACACATTGGAATGTATGCTTACCGTACTGATGTTCTTGAAAAGCTGACCAATCTTCCTCCATCAGCTTTAGAAAAAGCTGAATCATTGGAGCAGCTTCGGTGGCTGGAAAATGGATTTAATATTAAAGTTGCGGAAACCTTGCAAGAGACCATCGGGATCGATACACCCGATGATCTCAGAAAAGCCCTTGCTCTGTTTAAAGCTTAA
- a CDS encoding nodulation protein NfeD, with translation MKYLLFGLILLTSLAARAQQTKVMVMEIKSEIDPRTNRYVELALSNARKIEADVVIIEMDTYGGILTDAKEIVDKIMKFKKPIWVFINSDAASAGALISIACDSIYMSPGASIGAATVVTGTGEKAPDKYQSYMRSIMRSTAEEKGRNPRIAEGMVDEDIAIDSVTQAGQIITFSTSEAIKHGFCEAKVESIEEILKRNNIDNYQIIKFELRPADRIIAFFLNPFISGILILIIIGGIYFELQTPGVGFPILASAIALVLYLVPYYLNGLAENWEIIALFAGLALIGVEIFVLPGFGVAGIAGISLTVISLILIMINNDAFDFNFVPANDLLYAVAATFGGMLGGIILLFAGGARLSSSKFFKRVALTDTQEREKGFTVSPSVTSLKGKQGIAHTVLRPGGKVMIDGHLYDAFTRGEFIEKGDTIEVLDDETTSLRVKKI, from the coding sequence ATGAAGTACCTCCTTTTCGGACTTATTCTTTTGACCAGCCTTGCAGCCCGGGCGCAACAAACCAAGGTTATGGTAATGGAAATCAAGAGTGAAATTGATCCCCGCACCAATCGCTATGTGGAATTGGCCTTAAGCAACGCCCGAAAAATTGAAGCAGATGTGGTTATTATCGAAATGGATACCTATGGCGGCATATTGACCGATGCCAAAGAAATTGTTGATAAGATCATGAAATTCAAAAAACCGATATGGGTATTTATCAACTCCGATGCCGCCTCAGCCGGTGCCCTGATTTCCATTGCCTGCGATAGTATTTATATGTCGCCCGGAGCCAGTATTGGCGCGGCTACCGTGGTTACCGGAACCGGTGAAAAGGCCCCGGACAAATATCAATCGTACATGCGGTCCATCATGCGGTCAACCGCTGAAGAAAAAGGAAGAAACCCACGCATTGCTGAAGGCATGGTTGATGAAGATATTGCGATTGACAGTGTAACGCAAGCCGGTCAAATTATTACGTTCTCAACCTCTGAGGCCATTAAACATGGATTTTGCGAGGCGAAAGTGGAGTCCATCGAAGAAATCCTGAAACGCAACAACATTGATAACTATCAAATTATCAAATTTGAATTACGGCCAGCCGACAGGATCATAGCTTTTTTCCTGAACCCTTTTATCAGCGGCATCCTCATCCTGATTATTATTGGCGGCATTTACTTTGAACTGCAAACACCGGGCGTGGGTTTCCCGATTTTAGCATCCGCCATTGCCCTTGTACTGTATCTTGTTCCTTACTACTTAAACGGACTTGCAGAAAACTGGGAGATTATAGCGCTGTTTGCAGGGCTTGCCTTAATTGGTGTTGAAATTTTTGTGTTGCCCGGGTTTGGAGTTGCCGGTATTGCGGGCATATCCTTAACAGTGATTTCGCTAATCCTTATCATGATCAATAACGATGCATTTGATTTCAACTTTGTTCCAGCCAACGATTTACTCTACGCAGTAGCAGCAACTTTTGGCGGAATGTTGGGTGGTATTATCCTGTTGTTTGCCGGAGGAGCCCGCTTATCCAGTTCAAAATTTTTCAAGCGGGTTGCCCTCACCGATACCCAGGAACGGGAAAAAGGTTTTACCGTAAGCCCCTCTGTTACTTCCCTAAAAGGTAAACAAGGCATAGCCCACACGGTATTGCGTCCAGGAGGAAAAGTTATGATTGACGGCCACTTGTATGATGCTTTTACCAGGGGCGAGTTTATTGAGAAGGGAGATACCATAGAGGTGTTGGATGACGAAACTACTTCATTACGGGTCAAAAAAATTTAG